The DNA region GAAATGCACAATTGCATCGGGTTCATATTCGAGGAGCAAATTCAGCAAGCGATCGTATTCTTTAGCTATGTCAAAGTTTAAAAACTTGATGGTTTTGCCGGTTAATTCCTTCCATGCATCAAGGCGCACAGACATTGGACGGATAGGAGTTAGGGAATCAACTTCTAGCTCGTTGTCAATATTTCTTCTGGAAAGGTTATCGACAATAACAACATCGTGACCTGCTTGGGATAAATGTAGCGATGTGGGCCAGCCGCAAAACCCGTCTCCACCCAGAACAATGATTTTCATTGATTTCACTCCTTCGGTTTCTTGTGAATACTTTCAAAATCGCGTGCATGGCATATGCGCTTTGATGAAATACACCGTTGTGATCATTATGCAGGCAATAGACTCTTTGGTGAGTACGCCGAAAGCTTTATGTCACAAGGGATTTCCGCGATTTAATGGTGTTCAAATAATATGTCACACCCATTAAACTGCTGAGATTATCCCACATTATGAACGGTAGAGATCGTCTCAGTTGTTTCTCTCCCGAGTTTGCCATAAAGCTCGGTATATCTGGGTTTGAGAAATTTTTCAGCACAAGCTCACTACAGAATAAGGCAAGATAGCTCACAAAAATGAGACAGGATATTTGCTCATAATTTTTTGTTAATGGGGTGTTAATGTCTTTGGTTTGATGCGCCGTCGTTTGGCGATCGCCTCGGGTGGCAGTCCCCAATAATCTGCTGCTTGAGTCACAGTTAATTTCAAAAAGGCTTCGTTTTGGGGAGTAAGATATTTGGTTTCAAGGATACTTGAGTCAATATCGAGAGCGGAGATGAGGCGATCGCCAATTGCTTTTGCGAGAAGAGGGACGACGGCATTGCCAATTTCGCGGAACCCATGCCAAACTTTGCGATGCAACTGAAACCAATCGGGAAAGGTATGCAAGCGGGCAGCTTCACGGATTGAAATACATCGAGGCTGACTGTAATGAATCGGGCGCGGCGCAGTAAAAGAGCCTTTATCGCTGGGCGTTCCGGCACGGAGGGTATTGGCTAAGCCTTGGGCTTCGAGCTTAAATAGACGACTAATTTTTTCCTTTTGTCCCGCTGATGCATCCCTAAAACGTTGTTTAATATCTTCGCGATGGTTCGAGCCTAGATGTCCCCAAAGTTGAAGCGTTTGGGATTGGCGATGGTGGCAAAGCTGAAACTGATCTCGCAAGGTTGCACTATAGGGAGAAATATTAGATGTGGGGGGAAGACCATAATCAATCTCGGTAAATACAGGAATGTCTTCTAGATCGGCGATCGCCTGTTGCACGTTCACAAAATTTTTTAGGTCAGTTAGAAATTCACCATGGGTTGGTTCTGGGTACTCAAGAGGCTTAACATTCTGCCGATAACCCAACAGAATTAACCGATTACGATTTTGGGGCGCACCATAATCCGCCGAATTTATCACTCTGGGTTCAAGAACCTGATAGCCTACTGCCGCTAACTTAGAGAGCAATCGCTGCAAAAAATCACGATGTTTACCTGAAGCCATCCCTTGCACATTTTCAAAGACAAAATATTTTGGCTGTAGCTCATCCAGTAGCCGGACATATTCAAAAATCAGGCGATTTCGGGGATCATTGAGGTTTCGTTTCCCCATCATGGAGAAACCCTGACAGGGTGGCCCGCCCACCATCACATCAATTTCTTTTTGCGGATAACCCTGGGCGGCGATCGCCTCAAAAATATCGTTTTTATGGATCGTCGATACATCCCGGCAAAATGTTTTGCCATAGGGAAAATTAAACTCATGAACCAGCGCGTGAACCGGATCAATTTCCACTGCGGCA from [Leptolyngbya] sp. PCC 7376 includes:
- a CDS encoding DNA cytosine methyltransferase, whose translation is MGQRPLVVDLFAGCGGMSLGLEAAGFDIAAAVEIDPVHALVHEFNFPYGKTFCRDVSTIHKNDIFEAIAAQGYPQKEIDVMVGGPPCQGFSMMGKRNLNDPRNRLIFEYVRLLDELQPKYFVFENVQGMASGKHRDFLQRLLSKLAAVGYQVLEPRVINSADYGAPQNRNRLILLGYRQNVKPLEYPEPTHGEFLTDLKNFVNVQQAIADLEDIPVFTEIDYGLPPTSNISPYSATLRDQFQLCHHRQSQTLQLWGHLGSNHREDIKQRFRDASAGQKEKISRLFKLEAQGLANTLRAGTPSDKGSFTAPRPIHYSQPRCISIREAARLHTFPDWFQLHRKVWHGFREIGNAVVPLLAKAIGDRLISALDIDSSILETKYLTPQNEAFLKLTVTQAADYWGLPPEAIAKRRRIKPKTLTPH